CAAGATGGCGTAACGATTGCTTCGGGCGAAATACTCGTTTTTCTGGATGCCGATATTCCAACTTACCCTGAAAATATTATAGACCTGTTGGTTCAACCTTTACTAGACAATAAAGCCGACTTTATCAAAACTTGTTTCGACCGTCAGGCGGGGCGTGTTACCGAGATTCTGGCCAAACCTTTACTCGATATTTTCTTTCCCGACCTTACTTCTTTTTCACAGCCGCTTAGCGGAATTGTAGCAGGCAAAAAAAGCTTTTTCGATAATATTGTTTTTGAAAATGATTATGGCGTAGATATTGGCCTATTGATAGATATGAAAAGGCAAAATGCCAGAATCGAGGAGGTGAATATTGGCTATGTCGAGAACAAAATGAAGCCTTTGCAGTCGCTCAGCAAAATGGCCAAACAGGTAACAAAGGCTATACTGAACCGAACTGAGCCCGAAATAACCTATCATTCGGCTGTACAAATGAACGAAACCGAGATGCTGAAAGGTAAAATAGAACAAACAAGGGCTAAAAAGCTAGTGATTTTTGACATGGACAGAACCATTCTGGGCGATAGTTTCATTCAGACAGCCGCCAAACGGTTTGGTTTTGAAAAAGCTTTGCGTAAAGTTGGCCTAGAGTATTCTAATGCTGTTATTCGTACCAAGGAAATCGCTAAGCTTATGAAAGGGCGTACTGTAAAAGAGATTTTGGAAGTAGTAGACTCGATGAAGATTACGCCAGATTTTCAGAAAACAGTAGAAAATCTCAAGGCAAGAGGCTATGTAATAGGTATTATTAGCGATAGCTATTCGCTAGTAACCAATCATATCAAGCATCAGTATAATCTTGATTTTTCGGTGGCAAATGACTTAGAATTTTGGCGAGGGCATACTACTGGTGAGGTCAAAATACCGTCTTTATTTTTTAGACATCATCATTCTTCTTGCAAACATGAATATTGTAAAAGCCATGTAATTGGTCAATTGGCCAAAAAACTTGGCTTACTTCTGGACGATGTAGTAGCCATAGGCGACGGTGAAAACGATGTGTGCATGGTTGAGCAGGCTGGGTTGGGTGTGTCGTTTTGTGCAAGCTATCCCGCACTTGAGCATTCGGCCGACATAGTGTTGCGAGAAAGACTATTTATGCCTGTACTTGAACATATTAGATAATGCAGCTTAAATATATTTGCTTAGAGTCAGGATTCTGAAGGATAATTTGGAATATTAACGGATATTCCAAATAGTGTTAATAACAAAAAGAAAATGCTCCTAAGAATAGGAGCATTTCTGTTTTTAGTGGAATAGGCAATTTAAAATCTGTTAGGTATAAATAGAAGTGTTGAGTTACAAGTATTGTTTTGAAGTTAAAGGGTTAATGGTTTGGTAATTAATTGAAAAAGAGTAGAGCTGTGCAAATTTTGGGGCTAGTGAATAACTTTTGTCGCTAATAAAAAATGACTAAGTTGAAGAATATTCACCATTGGAGAGCTATGCCTCTAAGAAAACTCTTCTAAGCGAAATTTACCTGTGTTGATTTGGCCACTATCGTCGTGTTTACTTACCACTGTTCTGATTGGATACGGAATTTCGATATTTTCCTTTTGGAATCTTTTATGGATATTCTTGATAAACTCATGTCTAATCAAAAACTGGTCTGCAAAGGTTTTTGCCCGCATAATCACCGTCATTTTGATAAAAGAATCTTCAAACGAGTTGAATCGTACAATTGGCGTAAAGTCCTTTACGGCCCCGTCCAATGCCATTAGTGTTTCGCTAGCTACCTCAATCGATAGCTGTTCTATCTTTTCCAAATTGTTGGTATAGGACACATTGAGGCTAACCGTAGCAGGTACTTCAAGGTCGGGGAAATTAAAGTTTTTGAGAATATTGGTCGAAATTTTTGAATTAGGCACAATCACGATATGGTTAGAGATTGCCCTAATTGTGGTATTGCGCCAAGTAATATCTTCGATATAGCCTTCCTCGCCCGACGAAAGCTGTACATAATCTTGAGGTCGTATTTTTTTTGATACCAACAATTGCAAGCCCGCAAATAGGTTAGATAGAGTATCTTGTAAGGCCAAAGCTACTGCCAAGCCACTGACTCCCAGTGCTGTAAGTGCAGGAGCTACCGATACGCCAACACTATGCAGAATAGTTACCAGCGCTCCAATATAAATCGTAACCCTAATAATATTGGTAATAATAGAAGAGGTAGGTACGGCACCATTTACCTGAGGCATTTTTTTGCTTGCAAGTGTAGCAAAAAAATAGGCAGCACCACGAGCTAGCATAAAAATAGATAAAATATGAGCAAAGCGTTCAAAATAAAGCTCATAAGGAGCAAGGCGTATACCTAGGTATTCGACACCAAGTTCAAAAAATATCATTGCCAAAATAGAAGTGGCATATTTATAGACACATTCCAATAATATATCGTTGAAGGTAGGTTCTCCATATTCGTAGATACCCTGTATTCTCCTTTTTAATAATGATTCTATTACTTTGCCAATGAGCCCGCCCGCTAAAATCCAGCCAAGCAAGACTATTAATACTAACCAATCTGTCATAATTTTTAATATTTTTCAATTTTATAAGAATCCAACGGACTAATACCATTGTGTAAACGAATAGCCAAGATTTACTGAATTTGAGGAGAATCGAGAAAAGCAATTGTAGCTTATAAATGAGTAATTTACGACAAGAAAAAATCAGATATTCACAAAATAAACTCCTCAGTACATTGAGCGTGATTGATATACAAAGTGACCACTTTTGCCTTAAATGCTGATTAATTTGGAATTAGAATTGAATTAGAATTGATTTTCAGGAGATTGTGAGACTGGACAGAAGCGAAAGAGGTTGTTAAAGAATTGAAGTTTGGAATAATCTGGAGCTTTACTTTTTTATGACATAGTGCTTTCAATCAAGCTATCGTAACTCAATGTGCATTTGAAAACAGTTTTTTATCTTAAAATTTCTGTTGTTAATGAGTATTTCAAGAAATGGACTATTATGACCAAAGTAGCTTTACA
The DNA window shown above is from Flectobacillus major DSM 103 and carries:
- a CDS encoding HAD-IB family phosphatase; this translates as MQNVSVIIPALNEEATISEVIRKAFNSPYVKEVFVIDDNSHDNTVSVALLSGACVIGSTVQGKGISMQDGVTIASGEILVFLDADIPTYPENIIDLLVQPLLDNKADFIKTCFDRQAGRVTEILAKPLLDIFFPDLTSFSQPLSGIVAGKKSFFDNIVFENDYGVDIGLLIDMKRQNARIEEVNIGYVENKMKPLQSLSKMAKQVTKAILNRTEPEITYHSAVQMNETEMLKGKIEQTRAKKLVIFDMDRTILGDSFIQTAAKRFGFEKALRKVGLEYSNAVIRTKEIAKLMKGRTVKEILEVVDSMKITPDFQKTVENLKARGYVIGIISDSYSLVTNHIKHQYNLDFSVANDLEFWRGHTTGEVKIPSLFFRHHHSSCKHEYCKSHVIGQLAKKLGLLLDDVVAIGDGENDVCMVEQAGLGVSFCASYPALEHSADIVLRERLFMPVLEHIR
- a CDS encoding mechanosensitive ion channel family protein, which encodes MTDWLVLIVLLGWILAGGLIGKVIESLLKRRIQGIYEYGEPTFNDILLECVYKYATSILAMIFFELGVEYLGIRLAPYELYFERFAHILSIFMLARGAAYFFATLASKKMPQVNGAVPTSSIITNIIRVTIYIGALVTILHSVGVSVAPALTALGVSGLAVALALQDTLSNLFAGLQLLVSKKIRPQDYVQLSSGEEGYIEDITWRNTTIRAISNHIVIVPNSKISTNILKNFNFPDLEVPATVSLNVSYTNNLEKIEQLSIEVASETLMALDGAVKDFTPIVRFNSFEDSFIKMTVIMRAKTFADQFLIRHEFIKNIHKRFQKENIEIPYPIRTVVSKHDDSGQINTGKFRLEEFS